Proteins encoded together in one Planctopirus ephydatiae window:
- a CDS encoding FtsW/RodA/SpoVE family cell cycle protein, with protein MSTAISPEILELKPTVPTSDEKLASQIEFTRTVFVALAGLLLGFGLFVVHSASVTSRPTEIDQVYLSKHLTFIALGLVAAGLAAAIPAKIWVRAAPWLLLGVMILLVLVLIPGIGVRVKGARRWLRLAGLTLQPSELAKIALPLWVAVRISLQNPTLPRWSLSETLTGFRVPLLLPPFIVMGLVALQPDLGTTLFLFGGVLLTLFTAGLPLRYFGWGLLSLIPASLGVFLLKDYQLRRITGFLETWSDWREAPYQLKQSLVTLGSGGWTGVGLGMGYQKLSFLPEANTDFVFAVIGEELGLVGTLSLLILWGSLFYFGLQLIRQAGREERPELNVGRLASFVLLTQLVGQALLNIAVVTAMVPPKGISHPLISAGGSNLIVSLVSMGMILSLTRQSKFPEAPVLPS; from the coding sequence ATGAGCACTGCCATTTCCCCGGAAATCCTGGAACTTAAGCCCACGGTTCCCACCAGCGACGAAAAACTGGCCTCTCAGATCGAGTTTACGAGAACTGTCTTTGTGGCTCTCGCGGGCTTGCTGCTAGGTTTCGGACTCTTTGTGGTCCACAGTGCCAGTGTGACCAGTCGCCCGACAGAAATTGACCAGGTTTATCTTTCCAAGCATCTGACATTCATCGCCCTCGGACTCGTTGCGGCTGGTCTAGCGGCCGCGATCCCGGCAAAAATCTGGGTGAGAGCCGCACCCTGGCTCCTCCTGGGAGTCATGATTCTTCTGGTGTTGGTCCTGATCCCGGGAATTGGGGTCCGGGTAAAAGGAGCCCGGCGCTGGCTGCGCCTGGCGGGATTGACACTGCAACCTTCAGAACTGGCCAAGATTGCCTTGCCACTTTGGGTTGCCGTGAGAATTTCCCTGCAGAATCCGACTTTGCCTCGCTGGTCGCTCAGTGAAACATTGACTGGCTTTCGCGTCCCGCTGCTTCTTCCGCCATTCATTGTCATGGGTCTGGTGGCACTGCAGCCCGATCTGGGGACGACCTTGTTTCTCTTTGGCGGAGTCCTGCTCACATTATTCACGGCCGGATTGCCACTGCGGTATTTCGGATGGGGACTACTGTCGTTGATTCCTGCCAGTTTGGGAGTTTTTCTCCTGAAGGATTATCAGCTTCGGAGAATTACAGGCTTCCTGGAGACATGGAGCGATTGGCGCGAGGCACCTTACCAGTTGAAACAATCTCTGGTGACTTTGGGAAGTGGCGGCTGGACGGGTGTTGGTTTAGGGATGGGATATCAGAAGCTCAGCTTTCTGCCAGAAGCGAATACCGATTTTGTGTTCGCCGTGATCGGCGAGGAACTGGGCCTCGTGGGAACACTCTCTCTGCTGATTTTATGGGGCAGCCTCTTCTATTTCGGTCTGCAACTCATTCGACAGGCGGGAAGAGAAGAGAGACCAGAACTGAATGTCGGGCGATTGGCCAGTTTTGTGCTGCTCACTCAACTGGTCGGGCAGGCCTTGTTGAATATCGCTGTGGTGACAGCGATGGTTCCCCCCAAGGGAATTTCTCATCCACTGATCAGTGCGGGAGGGAGTAATCTCATTGTCAGCCTCGTCAGCATGGGGATGATTTTAAGCCTGACGAGACAAAGTAAATTTCCTGAAGCCCCTGTCTTACCATCTTGA
- the mraY gene encoding phospho-N-acetylmuramoyl-pentapeptide-transferase gives MLFWLLNIYADEISRWQSTSPGETRVYLTARTALATFSSFLVAIFYGPFAIRWLKSNFQERIDSASARLNELHSSKKSTPTMGGLFIVVAIVVAALLCGDLSNRYLQLALLTVVLFGAIGAIDDWVKNRTSRRGLTARQKFAAQCIASMLVLFPLYWGLRTAPQLEDLPLNLGLATISLGPAFVLWGSFVMVGSSNGVNLTDGLDGLAGGCLLIAGSAMAALCYLSGHKTMAAYLEMTHVVGAGELCIVFGAMTGAILGFLWFNCHPAMVFMGDTGSLPLGALLAFGALVIRQELLLMMIGGIFVVETLSVMAQVASFKLTGKRVLLCSPLHNHFVFRGDPETRIVVRFWIGAAVLALLAVASLKLR, from the coding sequence ATGCTGTTCTGGCTGTTGAACATTTATGCCGACGAGATCTCACGCTGGCAGAGCACCTCGCCAGGCGAGACTCGCGTCTATTTAACGGCTCGAACTGCTCTTGCCACGTTTTCTTCGTTCCTGGTGGCAATCTTTTACGGCCCCTTTGCCATTCGCTGGCTGAAGTCGAACTTTCAAGAGCGTATCGATAGTGCCTCCGCACGATTGAACGAGTTGCATTCGTCCAAAAAGTCGACGCCGACGATGGGTGGGCTCTTTATTGTCGTGGCGATCGTCGTGGCGGCGCTTTTGTGCGGCGACCTCAGCAATCGATACCTTCAGTTGGCATTGTTGACTGTCGTGCTGTTCGGTGCGATTGGTGCCATCGATGACTGGGTCAAGAACCGCACCTCGCGGCGCGGTCTGACGGCTCGTCAAAAATTCGCCGCCCAATGCATCGCCAGTATGCTGGTGCTGTTTCCACTCTACTGGGGTTTACGAACCGCACCGCAACTTGAAGATCTGCCACTGAATCTGGGGTTGGCAACCATCAGTCTGGGCCCGGCATTCGTGCTGTGGGGCAGCTTCGTCATGGTCGGCAGTTCCAATGGGGTCAATCTCACTGATGGGCTCGATGGACTGGCGGGAGGATGCCTCCTGATTGCCGGGTCGGCCATGGCCGCTCTCTGTTACCTTTCGGGGCACAAGACGATGGCTGCTTATCTCGAAATGACCCATGTCGTCGGTGCAGGGGAGTTATGCATTGTCTTTGGAGCGATGACCGGTGCGATCCTGGGTTTTCTCTGGTTCAATTGTCATCCGGCTATGGTCTTTATGGGGGATACTGGCTCACTTCCACTGGGGGCTTTGCTGGCTTTCGGAGCCCTCGTCATTCGGCAGGAACTCCTGCTGATGATGATTGGCGGGATCTTTGTTGTGGAGACGTTGAGTGTGATGGCTCAAGTTGCGTCATTTAAATTGACGGGAAAACGCGTACTGCTCTGCTCACCGCTGCACAACCACTTCGTCTTTCGAGGTGATCCGGAAACTCGGATCGTGGTGAGATTTTGGATTGGAGCGGCCGTATTGGCATTATTGGCTGTCGCCAGCCTCAAGCTCCGATAA
- the metG gene encoding methionine--tRNA ligase codes for MTRQILVTSALPYANGHIHIGHLVEYLQTDIWVRFQKLVGNRCVYVCADDTHGTAIMIRARQEGRSELEVIAEMRESHLKDFTGFGIEFDNYGSTHSDENRALCAEIWKSLRNADLIVERHVERFYDPAEETFLADRFVKGTCPKCGAENQYGDNCEKCGSTYDATEVINPISTLSGATPVRRESLQLFVELEKLHGWLNEWTQTGGHLQEEIANYLQGHFLNDPLRDWDVSRPARYFGFEIPDSPGNYWYVWFDAPIGYIASTHQWCKAHGEKLEDWWKSHQTEIHHFIGKDITYFHTLFWPAMLKTAGLNLPKKVHIHGFLRVNGEKMSKSKGTFVMASTYLKHLDPAYLRYYYASKLSSRVEDLDLNLDEFVARINSDLVGKVVNLASRTARFSQPTGLSAQYPDDGGLFAEAAAEAGKIAELYEACEYAQAMRAIMVLAEKANKYVEDNAPWTLKKDPAQAGKLQDVCTVALNLFRQLAIYLAPVLPQLAAQTGRLLNAPMKSWDEAQTPLVASPVNPFEHLMKRVDPAQVQAMTDESQSAPAETPAPTPALESSAAAAAPAPTTANAFGDTLEALTKEPLTEAYCSIDDFVKVDLRVGRVLTADFVEGSDKLLKLTLSLGGDVTKTIFAGIRQAYEPAALVGRMVVFCANLAPRKMRFGTSEGMVLAAGEGGTQVFVLSPDSGAKVGHRIH; via the coding sequence ATGACACGCCAGATTCTTGTGACTTCTGCTCTCCCCTATGCCAATGGACACATTCATATTGGCCATCTGGTCGAGTATCTCCAGACTGATATCTGGGTCCGATTCCAGAAACTGGTTGGGAACCGCTGTGTTTACGTCTGTGCCGACGACACTCACGGCACAGCCATTATGATCCGCGCCCGCCAGGAAGGCCGATCAGAACTAGAAGTCATTGCCGAAATGCGAGAGTCGCATCTTAAGGACTTCACCGGCTTCGGAATTGAGTTCGACAACTACGGCAGCACCCACTCCGATGAAAATCGGGCACTCTGTGCGGAGATCTGGAAGTCGTTGCGCAATGCTGATCTGATTGTGGAGCGTCACGTCGAACGCTTCTACGACCCGGCCGAAGAAACGTTTCTGGCAGATCGATTTGTTAAAGGGACCTGCCCCAAATGTGGGGCAGAAAACCAGTATGGCGATAACTGCGAGAAGTGCGGCTCCACCTACGATGCGACGGAGGTCATCAACCCCATCAGCACGCTGTCGGGTGCCACACCCGTACGCCGCGAGTCGCTGCAGCTTTTTGTCGAGTTGGAGAAGTTGCACGGCTGGCTCAATGAATGGACACAAACAGGCGGTCATCTTCAGGAGGAGATTGCCAATTACCTGCAAGGCCACTTCCTGAACGATCCTTTACGCGATTGGGATGTCTCCCGCCCCGCTCGTTACTTCGGCTTCGAGATTCCCGATTCCCCCGGCAACTACTGGTATGTCTGGTTTGATGCACCGATTGGTTATATCGCCTCGACACATCAGTGGTGCAAGGCCCATGGGGAAAAGCTGGAAGACTGGTGGAAAAGCCACCAGACGGAAATCCATCACTTCATCGGGAAAGACATTACCTATTTCCACACACTCTTCTGGCCAGCGATGCTCAAGACGGCAGGGCTGAACCTGCCGAAGAAAGTCCACATTCACGGCTTCCTGCGGGTGAATGGTGAGAAAATGTCCAAGTCGAAGGGGACCTTCGTCATGGCGTCGACTTATCTTAAGCATCTGGATCCGGCTTACCTGCGATACTATTACGCCTCCAAGCTCAGCAGCCGAGTGGAAGACCTCGATCTGAACCTCGACGAATTCGTGGCCCGTATCAACTCGGATCTGGTGGGGAAGGTGGTCAACCTCGCCAGCCGGACGGCACGTTTTTCTCAGCCAACAGGCCTATCGGCTCAATATCCCGACGATGGCGGGCTGTTCGCGGAAGCGGCTGCCGAAGCTGGAAAAATCGCAGAGCTCTATGAAGCCTGTGAATATGCTCAGGCCATGAGGGCCATTATGGTCCTCGCGGAGAAGGCGAATAAGTACGTCGAAGACAACGCTCCCTGGACACTGAAGAAAGACCCTGCTCAGGCGGGCAAGCTTCAGGATGTCTGTACGGTGGCACTCAATCTGTTCCGTCAGTTGGCAATCTATCTGGCTCCCGTGTTGCCTCAGTTGGCCGCACAGACCGGACGCCTGCTGAATGCACCGATGAAATCGTGGGATGAAGCCCAGACTCCTCTGGTCGCTTCGCCTGTTAATCCATTCGAACACCTCATGAAGCGGGTTGATCCCGCACAGGTTCAAGCGATGACCGATGAAAGCCAGTCTGCACCGGCTGAAACCCCAGCTCCAACCCCTGCATTAGAGAGTTCGGCAGCGGCTGCGGCTCCCGCACCGACAACCGCCAATGCCTTTGGTGACACGCTGGAAGCCCTCACAAAAGAGCCACTCACCGAAGCCTATTGCTCGATCGATGACTTCGTGAAAGTCGATCTGCGGGTGGGGCGTGTGCTGACAGCCGATTTCGTGGAGGGTTCCGACAAGCTGCTGAAGCTCACACTTTCTCTCGGGGGAGATGTGACGAAAACGATTTTCGCCGGGATCCGTCAGGCCTACGAGCCCGCGGCACTGGTCGGCCGAATGGTGGTCTTCTGTGCCAACCTGGCCCCTCGCAAAATGCGTTTTGGAACCAGCGAGGGGATGGTTCTCGCTGCCGGTGAAGGCGGGACTCAGGTTTTCGTCCTGAGCCCGGATAGTGGTGCCAAAGTGGGGCATCGCATTCACTAA